In Salinigranum marinum, one DNA window encodes the following:
- a CDS encoding hydantoinase/oxoprolinase family protein, translating into MTHNLGVDVGGTFTDVIVFDEESGELTISKVLSTPENQSEGVVTGVTRATEKADTAVGDLDLVFHGTTVVTNMLLEETGADVGLLVTNGHEHVLHLARAWTPGPLYGWMAMEKPAPLADLVDTRGISGRVASPSGERTEGIDEAEVEAAVDELVDNGVEALTVALLNSYLNPALERRVREVVADAYPDLPVSISSEIVPEYGEYERTLTTVINDYARPTVIRYLDTLDDRLAAEGFHGSMNLVRSDGGLMSSASAKRRPVELALSGPSGGVVGAATLAEKKGIPDVLTLDMGGTSTDVSLVEGGSPSTSRETKVGYREFKARSVDINTVGAGGGSIARVQINGSLVVGPNSAGADPGPASYGRGGDQPTVTDANVVLGRIPEAVKLGGDLELDRDAARSAMERVAADRGSSVEAAAQAVVDLVNENMYSALRVVSVERGYDPREFGLVAFGGAGPMHANALADLIGSYPLLIPPGPGVMSAFGFLTSDVQNEFTETFLETETDVSGGDVAAAYDGLREEAAAWLRDEGVDPADHTFDYYADCRYYRQDIQMSIPVERDALTGERGLAEIKGDFEDRHDRQFGFSLDAPLEIANLRVIGKGTVQGVELAAEELGGEDPSAAHLATESVYFGDGFHETPVYDREELRPGNRLAGPAVVIEDDATVVVQPDHVAEIDRFGCIEITRGDTQ; encoded by the coding sequence GTGACACATAATCTCGGTGTTGACGTCGGGGGAACGTTCACCGACGTCATCGTCTTCGACGAGGAATCCGGCGAACTCACGATCTCGAAGGTGCTCTCCACGCCGGAGAACCAGTCTGAGGGGGTCGTAACAGGTGTGACGCGGGCGACGGAGAAGGCGGACACCGCCGTCGGGGATCTCGATCTCGTCTTCCACGGGACGACCGTCGTGACGAACATGCTGTTGGAGGAGACGGGTGCGGACGTGGGGCTGCTCGTGACGAACGGGCATGAACACGTCCTGCACCTCGCCCGGGCGTGGACGCCCGGCCCGCTGTACGGCTGGATGGCGATGGAGAAACCCGCGCCGCTGGCGGATCTGGTCGACACCCGCGGGATCTCGGGCCGGGTCGCCTCCCCCTCGGGCGAACGCACGGAAGGAATCGACGAGGCCGAGGTCGAAGCCGCGGTGGACGAACTCGTCGACAACGGCGTCGAGGCGCTCACCGTGGCGCTGTTGAACTCGTATCTGAACCCTGCTCTCGAACGACGGGTCCGGGAGGTCGTCGCCGACGCATACCCCGACCTCCCCGTCTCGATCTCTTCGGAGATCGTCCCCGAGTACGGCGAGTACGAGCGCACGCTGACGACGGTGATCAACGACTACGCCCGCCCGACGGTCATTCGCTATCTCGACACGCTGGACGATCGACTCGCCGCCGAGGGCTTTCACGGGAGCATGAACCTCGTCCGCTCGGACGGGGGGCTGATGTCGTCGGCCTCGGCGAAACGGCGACCCGTCGAACTCGCGCTGTCGGGGCCCTCGGGCGGCGTGGTGGGCGCGGCGACCCTGGCGGAGAAGAAAGGCATCCCGGACGTCCTCACCTTAGACATGGGTGGCACCTCGACCGACGTGTCGCTGGTCGAAGGCGGCTCGCCATCGACGTCGCGAGAGACGAAGGTGGGCTACCGCGAGTTCAAGGCACGGTCGGTCGACATCAACACGGTCGGGGCGGGTGGGGGCTCGATCGCCCGCGTCCAGATCAACGGCTCGCTCGTCGTCGGTCCCAACTCGGCGGGGGCCGACCCAGGGCCCGCGTCGTACGGCAGAGGCGGCGACCAGCCGACCGTGACGGACGCGAACGTCGTCCTCGGGCGCATTCCCGAGGCGGTGAAGCTCGGCGGTGATCTCGAACTCGACCGCGACGCCGCCCGGTCCGCGATGGAACGCGTCGCCGCCGACCGTGGGTCAAGCGTCGAGGCGGCCGCCCAGGCCGTCGTCGACCTCGTCAACGAGAACATGTACAGCGCGCTCCGGGTGGTGAGCGTCGAACGCGGCTACGACCCCCGCGAGTTCGGTCTCGTCGCCTTCGGCGGTGCCGGACCGATGCACGCCAACGCGCTCGCGGATCTCATCGGCTCCTATCCGTTGCTCATCCCGCCGGGTCCGGGCGTGATGTCGGCGTTCGGCTTCCTCACGAGCGACGTCCAGAACGAGTTCACCGAGACGTTCCTCGAGACCGAGACCGACGTCTCCGGCGGCGACGTCGCCGCCGCGTACGACGGACTCCGCGAGGAGGCCGCGGCGTGGCTCCGCGACGAGGGGGTCGACCCCGCGGATCACACGTTCGACTACTACGCCGACTGCCGCTACTACCGCCAGGACATCCAGATGTCCATCCCCGTCGAACGCGACGCGCTGACGGGCGAGAGGGGGCTCGCGGAGATCAAGGGCGACTTCGAGGACAGACACGACCGGCAGTTCGGCTTCTCGCTCGACGCGCCCCTCGAGATCGCGAACCTCCGCGTCATCGGGAAGGGGACGGTCCAGGGGGTCGAACTCGCCGCCGAAGAACTCGGGGGCGAAGACCCCTCGGCGGCGCACCTGGCCACCGAGTCGGTCTACTTCGGCGACGGGTTCCACGAGACGCCCGTTTACGACCGCGAGGAACTGCGGCCGGGCAACCGTCTCGCGGGCCCGGCGGTCGTCATCGAGGACGACGCCACCGTGGTCGTCCAGCCGGACCACGTGGCCGAGATCGATCGGTTCGGCTGCATCGAGATCACCCGAGGTGACACCCAATGA